The following are from one region of the Rosistilla carotiformis genome:
- a CDS encoding phosphatidate cytidylyltransferase, with protein MICDAALLPLLNSSLPLAVAQMTTSTFWLLGVVVAVLAILLLTGRLLERRQSSMMNPALLQRFNHRVRVWLMMSAILVFAFLMDQFIRGVTVLLFGFVSFWALREFVTMTPTRRGDHRTLFWVFFIFTPLQYVLIALGPAYYGLYSIMIPVYGSLFIPARNALAGDSKRFLERTAKIQVGLLICVYSLSYAPAMLDLNLSSSRKVQWDGSPVSLLFFFILIAQIADVLQQAWNRFAGVHVIAKEINASRTWEGLLGSIVLTGAIGAALWWATPFEWYEAAVMSMIVAMMSSAGTMTLSAIKRDRGVTDTGTLVQGHAGLLDRIDNVCFAAPVFYHLTRYFFSV; from the coding sequence ATGATCTGTGATGCTGCATTGTTGCCGCTGCTGAATTCGTCGCTGCCGCTGGCCGTGGCGCAGATGACGACATCGACCTTCTGGTTGCTGGGCGTGGTTGTCGCCGTCTTGGCGATCCTGCTGTTGACCGGCCGCTTGTTGGAACGACGGCAGAGTTCGATGATGAACCCGGCGCTGCTGCAGCGGTTCAACCATCGCGTTCGCGTCTGGTTGATGATGTCGGCGATCCTGGTCTTCGCCTTCTTGATGGACCAATTCATCCGTGGCGTGACGGTGTTGCTGTTCGGATTTGTTTCGTTCTGGGCGCTCCGCGAATTTGTCACGATGACCCCGACGCGGCGCGGCGATCACCGAACGCTCTTCTGGGTCTTCTTTATCTTCACGCCACTGCAATATGTGCTGATCGCCTTGGGCCCGGCCTATTACGGACTCTACAGCATCATGATCCCGGTCTACGGATCGCTGTTCATCCCGGCGCGAAACGCATTGGCTGGCGATTCGAAGCGGTTCCTGGAACGGACCGCCAAGATCCAAGTCGGTCTGCTGATCTGCGTCTATTCGCTCAGCTACGCCCCGGCGATGTTGGACCTGAACCTCAGCAGCAGCCGCAAGGTCCAGTGGGATGGCAGCCCCGTTAGCTTGCTGTTCTTCTTCATCCTGATCGCCCAGATCGCCGACGTGCTGCAGCAGGCTTGGAATCGATTCGCCGGCGTCCACGTGATCGCCAAAGAGATCAACGCCAGTCGCACCTGGGAGGGACTGCTGGGGAGCATCGTTTTGACCGGAGCGATCGGCGCGGCACTCTGGTGGGCGACGCCGTTCGAATGGTACGAAGCGGCGGTGATGTCGATGATCGTGGCGATGATGTCATCCGCCGGCACGATGACCTTAAGTGCGATCAAACGCGATCGCGGCGTGACCGATACCGGCACCTTGGTTCAAGGGCACGCCGGGCTGTTGGACCGCATCGACAACGTCTGCTTCGCCGCTCCCGTCTTTTATCACCTGACCCGCTACTTCTTTTCCGTCTGA
- a CDS encoding ABC transporter ATP-binding protein, whose protein sequence is MLELVDVKKQFPQPGGGTLTVLDIPKLSIDAGEQVVLIGRSGGGKSTLLHTIAGITKADGGQVIVNGYDIARLSEAGRDRFRAGAIGYVFQTFNLLGGFTALENVRLGMTFGSGRHDIARARHLLERVGLADRMHYKPSQLSVGQQQRVAIARSLAGRPKLLLADEPTANIDPANQQTIIDLIRDTCREEQVALLLVTHSMQVAEQFDRIEKFEDLNRAMATASI, encoded by the coding sequence ATGCTTGAACTTGTTGACGTGAAGAAACAGTTCCCTCAGCCTGGCGGGGGAACGCTGACGGTTCTGGACATCCCCAAGCTTTCGATCGATGCGGGGGAACAGGTCGTGTTGATCGGCCGCAGCGGCGGCGGCAAGTCGACGCTGCTGCACACGATCGCGGGGATCACCAAAGCGGACGGCGGCCAGGTGATCGTCAATGGCTACGACATCGCGCGGCTCAGCGAAGCCGGTCGCGATAGGTTCCGCGCCGGGGCGATCGGTTACGTCTTCCAGACCTTCAACCTGCTGGGCGGGTTTACGGCGCTAGAGAACGTGCGTCTGGGGATGACTTTTGGCAGCGGACGCCACGACATCGCGCGGGCTCGACATCTGTTGGAACGCGTCGGGCTGGCCGATCGAATGCACTACAAGCCCAGCCAGTTGTCGGTGGGTCAACAGCAACGCGTTGCGATCGCGCGATCGCTAGCCGGACGTCCCAAGTTGTTGCTGGCCGACGAACCGACAGCGAACATCGATCCCGCGAATCAACAAACGATCATCGATCTAATCCGCGACACCTGCCGCGAGGAACAGGTGGCGTTGCTGTTGGTTACGCACAGCATGCAGGTAGCGGAACAGTTCGATCGGATCGAAAAGTTCGAAGACCTCAATCGCGCCATGGCGACCGCCAGCATCTAA
- the sthA gene encoding Si-specific NAD(P)(+) transhydrogenase: MSNSTYDYDVLVIGTGPGGEGAAMQAAKAGLRVAVVERHTSIGGGCTHWGTIPSKALRYSISSVMNALGSPVLRACGVHANPTMKQLRSSAQQIIGKQVSMRQTFYDRNNVPVLVGQASFVDDHTIRIDGQSDQKVTANKIVIAVGSRPYHPPDVDFEHPRIFDSDTILGIDEKPFSITIYGAGVIGCEYASMFRNLGIKVNLINTRAKLLEFLDDEIIDALAYHMRDQGVVIRHNETLDKIEGVDDGVILHLKSGKQLKSDALLWANGRQGNTDGLGLENVGLTPDKRGQLEVDEQFQTARDHIYAVGDVIGFPSLASAAYTQGRAAARHFSDSVEVESNLRIRDIPTGIYTSPEISSVGKTERELTEECVPYEVGSSQFKSLARAQITGRTAGMLKILFHRETREVLGVHCFGAEASEIIHIGQAIMNQPEGHNTIDYFVDTTFNYPTMAEAYRVAALNGYNRLF; the protein is encoded by the coding sequence ATGAGCAATTCAACCTACGATTACGATGTTTTGGTGATTGGAACGGGGCCTGGAGGCGAAGGTGCGGCGATGCAAGCCGCCAAAGCGGGGCTGCGAGTCGCGGTGGTCGAGCGGCACACGTCGATTGGCGGCGGCTGCACCCACTGGGGGACAATCCCCTCCAAGGCCCTGCGTTATTCGATCTCGAGCGTCATGAACGCGCTGGGCAGCCCGGTGCTGCGAGCCTGCGGCGTGCACGCCAACCCGACGATGAAGCAACTGCGCAGCAGCGCTCAACAGATCATCGGCAAACAGGTCTCGATGCGGCAGACGTTTTACGATCGCAACAACGTGCCGGTTCTGGTCGGCCAAGCGAGCTTTGTCGACGATCACACGATCCGCATCGATGGCCAGAGCGATCAGAAGGTGACGGCCAACAAGATCGTGATCGCCGTCGGTTCGCGTCCCTACCATCCGCCGGACGTCGATTTTGAGCACCCCCGAATCTTCGACAGCGACACGATTCTGGGGATCGACGAAAAGCCGTTTTCGATCACGATCTACGGCGCCGGAGTGATCGGTTGCGAATACGCATCGATGTTTCGCAATCTGGGTATCAAAGTCAATTTGATCAATACGCGGGCCAAGCTGCTGGAGTTCTTGGACGATGAGATCATCGACGCTCTCGCGTACCACATGCGCGATCAAGGCGTTGTGATTCGCCACAACGAAACGCTCGACAAAATCGAAGGGGTCGACGACGGAGTCATCTTGCATCTCAAAAGCGGCAAGCAATTGAAGAGCGATGCGCTGCTGTGGGCCAACGGCCGGCAAGGCAACACCGACGGATTGGGCTTGGAAAACGTCGGCTTAACGCCCGACAAACGGGGCCAGTTGGAGGTCGATGAGCAATTCCAAACCGCGCGCGATCATATCTATGCCGTCGGCGACGTGATCGGATTCCCCTCGCTGGCCAGTGCGGCGTATACGCAGGGCCGCGCCGCGGCGCGACACTTTTCCGACAGCGTCGAAGTCGAATCGAATCTGCGAATTCGCGACATCCCGACCGGGATCTACACCAGTCCCGAGATCAGTTCGGTCGGCAAGACCGAACGCGAATTGACCGAGGAGTGTGTGCCATACGAAGTCGGTTCGTCGCAGTTCAAGAGTCTCGCCCGGGCACAGATCACCGGCCGGACCGCGGGAATGCTGAAGATCCTGTTCCATCGCGAGACCCGCGAGGTGCTGGGCGTGCACTGTTTTGGAGCCGAGGCGAGCGAGATCATCCATATCGGCCAGGCGATCATGAATCAGCCCGAAGGACACAACACGATCGACTATTTTGTCGACACGACCTTCAATTACCCCACGATGGCCGAAGCCTACCGCGTCGCCGCCCTCAACGGCTACAACCGCCTGTTTTAG
- the purM gene encoding phosphoribosylformylglycinamidine cyclo-ligase, with product MPVTYKDSGVDLDLYAQAMQRLPSLARRTFSPRVVSNDGGFAGLFKLDFSSPLFSRNYEDPILVAGTDGVGTKLKVAQITGRHDTVGIDLVAMCVNDLICTGAEPLFFLDYIAMGRDDADRLEQVVKGISDGCLQADSALLGGETAIMPDMYAAEDYDLAGFAVGVVDRKHLVDGKSIVPGDKIIGISSDGIHSNGYSLVRKIISHAGIALDACPAELGGASVADELLRPTRIYSSMLRRVLGHYRVKHVVHGIAHITGGGLHENLSRILPKTVDTVIQPDSWPMPPVFPWLQGLGDVADEEMQRVFNMGLGLVLVVSDFYAAKIMELVRAGGCECTEIGHVEAGSGESRFA from the coding sequence ATGCCAGTAACCTACAAAGATTCCGGAGTCGATCTCGATCTGTACGCTCAAGCGATGCAGCGGTTGCCCTCCCTTGCCCGGCGAACGTTCAGCCCCCGCGTGGTTTCCAACGACGGTGGATTCGCAGGGCTGTTCAAGCTCGACTTCTCCAGCCCGCTCTTCTCCCGCAACTACGAAGATCCGATTCTGGTTGCCGGAACCGATGGCGTTGGCACGAAACTAAAAGTCGCTCAGATAACAGGCCGCCACGATACGGTGGGAATCGATCTGGTGGCGATGTGCGTCAACGATCTGATCTGCACCGGCGCCGAACCGCTCTTCTTTCTCGATTACATCGCGATGGGACGCGACGATGCCGATCGGTTGGAACAGGTCGTCAAAGGGATCAGCGACGGTTGCCTGCAAGCCGACAGTGCGCTGTTGGGTGGCGAGACCGCGATCATGCCCGACATGTACGCCGCCGAAGATTACGACCTGGCCGGGTTTGCCGTCGGCGTCGTCGATCGTAAACATTTGGTCGATGGCAAATCGATCGTCCCGGGAGACAAGATCATCGGCATCTCCAGCGACGGCATCCATTCCAACGGCTACAGCTTGGTCCGCAAGATCATCTCGCACGCCGGGATCGCCCTGGATGCCTGTCCAGCCGAACTGGGCGGCGCATCGGTCGCCGATGAATTGCTGCGACCGACGCGGATCTATTCGTCGATGCTACGTCGCGTGCTGGGGCACTACCGCGTCAAACATGTCGTCCACGGAATCGCTCACATCACCGGCGGCGGGCTGCACGAGAACCTCTCGCGGATCTTGCCGAAGACCGTCGATACGGTGATCCAACCCGACAGCTGGCCGATGCCGCCCGTCTTCCCTTGGTTGCAGGGATTGGGAGACGTCGCCGATGAAGAGATGCAGCGAGTCTTTAATATGGGATTGGGGCTGGTCTTGGTCGTCAGCGATTTCTACGCTGCCAAGATCATGGAACTGGTGCGGGCTGGCGGATGCGAGTGCACCGAGATCGGCCATGTCGAAGCCGGCAGTGGTGAGAGTCGATTTGCATGA
- a CDS encoding DUF3311 domain-containing protein: MKYLIWFLIVVLVVLHQDYWQWNNATLDFGFLPRAISYHVGISIAAATLWLLATKFCWPDAAIEGELKEGDR; encoded by the coding sequence TTGAAGTATTTGATCTGGTTTCTGATTGTCGTGCTGGTGGTCTTGCACCAAGACTACTGGCAATGGAACAACGCGACGCTCGATTTTGGGTTTCTACCCCGAGCGATCTCCTATCACGTCGGGATCTCGATCGCCGCGGCGACGCTGTGGTTGCTGGCGACCAAATTTTGTTGGCCCGATGCGGCGATCGAAGGTGAGTTGAAGGAGGGGGACCGATGA
- a CDS encoding TatD family hydrolase gives MKLFDTHAHLDNPRYDDDRDALMQRSRDAGVVCTLAMGTTAASSRKCIEIADRYPDVYAAVGIQPTYVGKPDAGDWDEIVELAKHPRVKAIGETGLDCYWDDNAPLPLQQTLFQQHIELSRQTGLPFIVHMRNSEAEVLQVLQDAGKQGPVNGIMHSFTGDWELAQKCLDLGMDISFAGMVTFKKSQDLREVAAKIPADRILIETDSPYLTPHPFRSKRPNEPWYVQHTAECLAEARGVSVQQFADQTTQNACRRFAIALDA, from the coding sequence GTGAAACTGTTCGACACCCACGCCCATCTCGATAACCCACGCTACGACGACGATCGCGACGCGTTGATGCAGCGATCTCGCGACGCCGGTGTCGTCTGCACCTTGGCGATGGGAACCACTGCGGCGTCGAGTCGCAAATGCATCGAGATCGCCGATCGCTACCCCGACGTCTACGCCGCCGTCGGAATCCAACCGACCTACGTCGGCAAACCCGATGCGGGCGATTGGGACGAGATCGTCGAACTGGCCAAGCATCCGCGCGTCAAAGCGATCGGCGAGACGGGACTCGATTGCTACTGGGACGACAACGCGCCGCTGCCGCTGCAGCAGACGCTGTTCCAGCAGCACATCGAACTCTCCCGGCAGACCGGACTGCCGTTTATCGTCCACATGCGAAACAGCGAAGCCGAGGTTTTGCAGGTGCTGCAAGACGCGGGCAAGCAGGGGCCGGTCAACGGCATCATGCACTCGTTCACCGGCGACTGGGAACTGGCGCAGAAGTGCTTGGACCTGGGAATGGATATAAGTTTCGCCGGGATGGTTACTTTCAAAAAGTCGCAGGATCTGCGCGAAGTCGCCGCCAAGATTCCCGCCGACCGGATCCTTATCGAAACCGATTCTCCCTACCTCACGCCGCACCCCTTCCGCAGCAAACGTCCCAACGAACCGTGGTATGTTCAGCACACGGCGGAGTGTTTGGCCGAGGCCCGCGGCGTTTCGGTGCAGCAATTTGCCGATCAGACGACGCAGAACGCTTGCCGCCGGTTTGCTATCGCGTTGGACGCCTAA
- a CDS encoding sodium:solute symporter family protein, with protein MIQLAVILIYLALLITLGLAANRLFRGTAKDYMFASHSIGPFLLLMSLFGTTMTAFALVGSTGQAFRAGAGVYGLLGSASGIVHSLCFFVIGVPLWRLGQRHGYRTQIQFFRDRLDSHAIGFLLFPILVFLVIGYLMVGVLGGGAVVEAVTQGAFEKSGMFAASGYGVPSAIASAVICLVVLIYVFFGGMRGTAWANAFQTAVFMVLGVVSFVVIAGAIGGTDSFIENLRIASSQVEESQLTRAKIPKPLFFSFLLIPLSVGMFPHVFQHWLTARNANAFKLPIVMHPIFIMIVWVPCVLLGIWASGPESGIADALASMDPHDRGNAVLGLLVSTHAGPLLGGLLCAGILAAVMSSLDSQFLCLGTMFTEDVLQTGDSEGRDDQKTVRIARTFVVAVVLATYCLSLVLPRSVFDLGLWSFAGFTGLFPLVFAAIYWRRLTAAGAIASVIAAISAWFVLFYRSDFGGNPRYSFPEQPLSLGFLQVPPLHPVVAVFVVSAITLVLVSLVTKRPEAATLEKFFGRCPQN; from the coding sequence ATGATCCAGTTGGCTGTCATCCTGATCTACCTGGCGCTGCTAATCACGCTGGGACTAGCCGCCAATCGGCTGTTTCGCGGCACCGCAAAAGACTACATGTTCGCCAGCCATTCGATCGGCCCATTCCTGCTGTTGATGTCGCTGTTCGGAACGACGATGACCGCCTTTGCGCTTGTCGGTTCGACGGGCCAGGCGTTTCGCGCCGGAGCGGGCGTGTATGGGCTGTTGGGTTCGGCCAGCGGAATCGTCCACTCGCTGTGCTTCTTTGTGATCGGAGTTCCACTGTGGCGACTGGGCCAACGCCACGGCTACCGCACCCAGATTCAATTTTTTCGCGATCGCTTGGACAGCCACGCAATCGGTTTCCTGTTGTTCCCGATCCTGGTCTTTTTGGTGATCGGTTACCTGATGGTTGGCGTGCTCGGCGGCGGCGCGGTGGTCGAAGCGGTTACGCAGGGCGCGTTCGAAAAATCGGGGATGTTTGCCGCGTCGGGATATGGCGTTCCGTCAGCGATCGCGTCGGCGGTGATCTGTCTGGTCGTGTTGATCTACGTCTTTTTTGGCGGCATGCGAGGCACCGCTTGGGCAAACGCTTTCCAGACCGCTGTCTTTATGGTTCTGGGAGTTGTCAGTTTTGTCGTGATCGCCGGTGCCATCGGCGGCACCGACAGCTTCATCGAGAATCTGCGGATCGCATCGTCGCAAGTCGAAGAGAGCCAGCTGACGCGGGCCAAGATTCCCAAGCCGCTCTTCTTTTCGTTCCTGTTGATTCCGCTGTCGGTCGGTATGTTCCCGCACGTCTTCCAGCATTGGTTGACGGCCCGGAATGCCAATGCGTTTAAGCTGCCGATCGTGATGCACCCGATCTTTATTATGATCGTCTGGGTTCCCTGCGTGCTGTTGGGGATCTGGGCCAGCGGTCCCGAATCGGGAATCGCCGACGCGTTGGCGTCGATGGACCCGCACGATCGCGGCAACGCGGTGCTGGGGTTGTTGGTCAGTACGCATGCCGGTCCGCTGTTGGGCGGGTTGTTGTGCGCCGGCATTCTGGCGGCGGTGATGTCGTCGCTGGACAGCCAATTCCTTTGCCTGGGGACGATGTTCACCGAAGACGTTCTGCAAACGGGGGACTCCGAGGGGCGCGACGATCAAAAAACGGTGAGGATCGCGCGAACATTTGTCGTCGCCGTGGTACTGGCTACTTATTGTTTGAGCCTCGTGTTGCCTCGCAGCGTATTCGACCTGGGGCTATGGTCGTTTGCCGGCTTCACCGGGCTGTTCCCCTTAGTTTTTGCGGCGATCTATTGGCGACGGCTGACCGCCGCCGGAGCGATCGCCAGCGTGATCGCAGCGATTTCGGCCTGGTTCGTACTGTTTTACCGCTCTGATTTCGGCGGCAACCCCCGCTACAGTTTCCCGGAACAGCCGCTTTCGCTGGGCTTTTTACAAGTCCCGCCATTGCACCCGGTGGTAGCGGTATTTGTCGTTTCAGCAATTACACTGGTGCTCGTTTCGTTGGTCACCAAGCGGCCCGAGGCAGCGACGCTGGAAAAATTCTTCGGCCGCTGCCCGCAGAATTGA
- a CDS encoding ABC transporter permease encodes MNLFKIAWRNAQQRGLSTLLTTISLALGVGLVVLVLSIHGIVSDAFQRNATVGYNLVVGAKGSPLQLTLNTVYYLSQPVENLPYDYYLEFFGQEERERQLAAYGGHLDEPDRPGKFSLYTGSDSGGLVIPVCLGDYFGEYRVVGTTPAFLDNLKHGPDVDQPYEFREGRNFQTHSEENGFFEAVVGSRVASTMNIKVGDTFNPTHGDPDGKGHDLGFKIVGVLKPTGTPNDRATFVNMEGFYLMEGHAKPSEHGDEEEEAEVEEEVVVAGEEAAVPNTPLPLDQREVTAILLRPSQTMFAMMLQNVINEGLQAQAATPIGEISKLMEQFVDPIRYVLLLITAITCIVAGVGILVSIYNSMNDRRRDIAVMRALGARRGTVMWIILLESGMIAVLGGLLGWIAAHGAIALASGTIEDRTGVPVNFFSTTSAELYVLPLVLGLAAIAGFVPALVAYRTDVSRALAS; translated from the coding sequence ATGAACCTCTTTAAGATCGCCTGGCGAAACGCCCAACAACGCGGACTGTCGACTCTGCTGACCACGATCTCGTTGGCTCTTGGAGTCGGCTTGGTCGTGCTGGTGCTGTCGATTCACGGCATCGTTTCGGACGCCTTTCAACGCAACGCAACCGTTGGCTACAACCTGGTGGTCGGGGCGAAAGGGAGCCCGCTGCAGCTGACTCTGAACACGGTCTACTACCTCAGCCAACCCGTCGAAAACCTGCCTTACGACTATTATTTGGAGTTCTTTGGGCAGGAGGAGCGGGAGCGGCAACTGGCGGCTTATGGCGGTCACTTGGACGAACCCGATCGCCCCGGCAAGTTCTCGCTCTACACCGGCAGCGACTCCGGCGGACTCGTGATCCCCGTCTGCCTTGGTGACTACTTTGGCGAATACCGCGTCGTCGGAACAACGCCTGCGTTCCTCGATAATCTGAAGCACGGCCCCGACGTCGACCAGCCTTATGAATTTCGCGAGGGGCGAAACTTCCAAACGCACAGCGAAGAGAACGGCTTCTTCGAAGCGGTTGTTGGATCGCGCGTCGCTTCGACGATGAACATCAAAGTCGGCGACACGTTCAACCCAACCCACGGCGATCCCGATGGCAAGGGGCACGACCTCGGATTCAAGATCGTGGGCGTCCTGAAACCGACCGGCACGCCCAACGACCGGGCGACGTTTGTGAACATGGAAGGCTTCTATTTGATGGAAGGCCACGCCAAGCCGAGCGAACATGGCGACGAAGAGGAAGAAGCGGAAGTCGAAGAGGAAGTTGTCGTCGCCGGCGAAGAGGCTGCGGTTCCCAACACTCCGCTGCCGTTGGACCAACGTGAAGTCACCGCGATCCTGCTGCGTCCGTCGCAGACGATGTTTGCGATGATGTTGCAAAACGTGATCAACGAAGGCCTGCAAGCTCAAGCTGCGACGCCGATCGGCGAGATTTCCAAACTGATGGAACAGTTCGTCGATCCGATCCGTTACGTCCTGCTGCTGATCACCGCGATCACCTGCATCGTCGCCGGCGTCGGAATCCTTGTCAGCATCTACAACTCGATGAACGACCGCCGCCGCGACATCGCGGTGATGCGGGCGTTGGGAGCTCGGCGAGGAACCGTGATGTGGATCATCCTGTTGGAGAGTGGCATGATCGCCGTCTTGGGCGGGCTGTTGGGCTGGATCGCCGCGCACGGCGCGATCGCTCTGGCTAGCGGCACGATCGAAGATCGAACCGGCGTCCCCGTCAACTTCTTCAGCACCACATCAGCTGAACTGTACGTCCTGCCGCTGGTCCTGGGACTCGCCGCAATCGCCGGCTTTGTCCCCGCACTGGTCGCCTATCGAACCGACGTCAGCCGCGCTCTGGCGTCTTAA
- a CDS encoding LysR family transcriptional regulator, protein MELDQLRNFLRVAEFGNFTRAADAIGLSQPALSRSIARLEEELGQPVFERQPRLIALTDAGHILHDRARQILALVDDVHREITDDGETGTIRLAGIPTIVPYFLPPLLREFGQACPEATVRVQEDTTEVLLKQLADGETDLAILARPLEAKHLEFEDLFEEELLLVMSPQHPLRDQSEIHLDDLDAMPFVLLGEAHCLTRNIVQFCQQKSMQPVSVERTSQLASVQELVTLGHGISLIPAMARALDASDRRIYRSLAGNQPTRQIVMAWNPYRFQSKLVLRFQECLRSFVQNHPPAAEQRED, encoded by the coding sequence TTGGAACTCGATCAGCTACGCAATTTCTTGAGAGTCGCCGAGTTTGGCAACTTCACCCGCGCTGCCGATGCGATTGGACTCTCTCAACCGGCGCTCAGTCGTTCGATCGCGCGGCTCGAAGAGGAACTGGGGCAGCCGGTTTTTGAACGCCAACCGCGGCTGATCGCGCTGACCGACGCGGGGCACATCCTGCACGATAGGGCTCGCCAGATCTTAGCGTTGGTCGACGACGTCCATCGCGAGATCACCGACGATGGCGAGACCGGGACGATCCGGCTGGCAGGCATCCCGACGATCGTCCCCTATTTCCTGCCGCCGCTGCTGCGTGAATTCGGCCAAGCCTGTCCCGAGGCGACGGTTCGCGTGCAGGAGGATACGACCGAGGTCCTACTGAAACAACTGGCCGATGGCGAGACCGACCTCGCGATCCTCGCTCGCCCGCTGGAAGCGAAGCATCTGGAATTCGAAGACCTGTTCGAAGAGGAACTGCTGTTGGTGATGTCGCCACAACATCCGCTGCGCGATCAGTCCGAGATCCACTTGGATGACCTCGACGCGATGCCCTTTGTACTGTTGGGCGAAGCGCACTGCTTGACGCGAAACATCGTGCAATTCTGCCAACAGAAGTCGATGCAACCGGTCTCGGTCGAACGGACCAGCCAACTGGCATCGGTCCAGGAACTGGTCACCCTAGGACACGGGATCAGCTTGATCCCCGCGATGGCTCGGGCATTGGACGCTTCGGATCGGCGGATCTACCGATCGCTCGCCGGCAACCAACCGACGCGTCAGATCGTGATGGCCTGGAATCCCTACCGGTTCCAGAGCAAGCTAGTGCTCCGATTCCAAGAGTGCCTGCGGTCGTTCGTGCAGAACCATCCGCCGGCGGCTGAGCAACGCGAGGACTAG